The DNA window GAAGAATTCAAACGCACCAGCATGTTCCAACTTCACACCCAAGGTGGCGTGGACGAACTGATTACAGAGCTGGATGGACTCAACTTCAACCCAAAAGGGCCTGATTCCAATCCTCGAGCTTGAATCCCACCAAAAAATCTCCGCTCGGCAATGCCACAAAAGGGCGTTTAATCAAACGCCCATCCGCCGCCAAAGCCGCCAGTGCAGCATCGTCACTCATCGCTTTAACGACCTCTGCCCCAAGAGCCCGATAGCTCTGACCACTGGTGTTGAAGAGACGTTGACGACGTCCCAACCGATCAAAGGCAAGCGCGAGCTCCTCTTTTGAGGGAGGAGCTGTTGTGATGTCAACGACCTCGTAGGCCAGGTTGTTGGCATCAAGCCAAGCCAGGGCCTTACGGCAGGTGGAGCAGCGGGAGTAGCTGTAAACCTTGATGGTTGGAGCCAAGCTCAACGTCCAAACAAGTTCTTCAAAGCGCCAAGCAGGCTATTTGAACCCTTGCCAACGCCTTCGTCAGGCCGAGTCCGAATGGTCACATCGCCATTCACACTGGTGCGGCAGCTCAAGCGATAGTTCGCAGGGCGATCAGAGAGGTACACCTCTTCCACATCACTTCGGGGGGAAAGGTTCTGGGCTCCTTCTAGAACCTCGATCACGCAGGTTCCGCAC is part of the Synechococcus sp. WH 8016 genome and encodes:
- a CDS encoding Spx/MgsR family RNA polymerase-binding regulatory protein; its protein translation is MAPTIKVYSYSRCSTCRKALAWLDANNLAYEVVDITTAPPSKEELALAFDRLGRRQRLFNTSGQSYRALGAEVVKAMSDDAALAALAADGRLIKRPFVALPSGDFLVGFKLEDWNQALLG
- a CDS encoding 2Fe-2S iron-sulfur cluster-binding protein: MPTIRFEQEGQQVGCIEGANLRKAALSSGINPYKGLNNLNNCGGVGQCGTCVIEVLEGAQNLSPRSDVEEVYLSDRPANYRLSCRTSVNGDVTIRTRPDEGVGKGSNSLLGALKNLFGR